The Musa acuminata AAA Group cultivar baxijiao chromosome BXJ1-3, Cavendish_Baxijiao_AAA, whole genome shotgun sequence genome window below encodes:
- the LOC135617239 gene encoding AAA-ATPase At3g28540-like: MSTTAPAAMNSTAPPRLTSAATASTTPASSVSPSATTAPSLLPSYHTTHDSFQGIPLQWSSVVERASASSSPIRSSSLSSDHRYLELSFHSRHREAVRSQYIPHVLPEAERIRLRARERRLYTNRSVVFGDDHRNPWSPAPFSHPSTFDTLAIDPVLRDDLLRFVSRRNYYSRVGRAWKRGYFLYGPPGTGKTSLVAAIANLLEFDVYDLDLTALRRLLVSTNPKSVVVIVCTASSTY; encoded by the coding sequence ATGAGTACGACGGCTCCTGCAGCAATGAACTCTACAGCGCCGCCCAGGCTTACCTCGGCAGCCACTGCCTCGACGACGCCCGCGTCGTCCGTCTCGCCAAGCGCCACGACTGCCCCCTCCCTCCTCCCCTCCTACCACACCACCCACGACTCCTTCCAAGGCATTCCCCTCCAGTGGAGCTCCGTCGTGGAGCGcgcctctgcctcctcttccccCATCCGCAGCAGCTCCCTCTCTTCGGACCACCGCTACCTCGAGCTCTCCTTCCACAGCCGCCACCGCGAGGCCGTCCGCTCCCAGTACATCCCCCACGTCCTCCCGGAGGCCGAGCGCATCCGCCTCCGGGCCCGGGAGCGCCGCCTCTACACCAACCGCTCTGTCGTCTTCGGCGACGACCACCGTAACCCCTGGTCCCCCGCGCCCTTCTCCCACCCCTCCACCTTCGACACCCTCGCCATCGACCCGGTTCTCCGCGACGACCTCCTCCGGTTCGTCAGCCGCCGGAACTATTACTCCCGCGTCGGCCGCGCCTGGAAGCGGGGCTACTTCCTCTACGGTCCGCCCGGGACGGGCAAGACCAGCCTCGTCGCCGCCATCGCCAACCTGCTCGAGTTCGACGTGTACGACCTAGATCTCACCGccctccgccgcctcctcgtcTCCACCAACCCCAAGTCCGTCGTCGTCATCGTTTGTACAGCCTCGTCAACTTACTAA